A section of the Stenotrophomonas sp. 364 genome encodes:
- the dbpA gene encoding ATP-dependent RNA helicase DbpA, translating into MNEFSELPLSASLAAGIDALGYTQMTPVQAQSLPAILERRDLIAQAPTGSGKTAAFGLGLLQALDPSVIRAQALVLCPTRELADQVGKQIRKLATGIPNLKLVVLTGGMPLGPQLASLEAHDPHVVVGTPGRIQELGRKRVLKLGGVTTLVLDEADRMLDMGFEEPIREIAGRTSKDRQTLLFSATYPDEIREIARVLLRDPVEVTVQGADNAPAIRHLFCEVDLASKQKALAGLLLKYTPESTVVFCNTRRDVDDVANSLQQFGFSALPLHGEMEQRDRDEVLVRFANRSCNVLVASDVAARGLDVQDLAAVINYELPTDIETYEHRVGRTGRAGASGLAVSLVTGRERNRADALEAAQGKPLDWQKTPLATARPAVLPQAAMETLRIDGGKTDKLRPGDILGALTGEAGLSAKVIGKIDIYATRSYVAIAREQVGRAIDRLEAGKIKGRRFRVRRM; encoded by the coding sequence ATGAATGAATTCTCCGAACTGCCCCTGTCGGCCTCGCTGGCGGCGGGCATCGACGCGCTGGGCTATACCCAGATGACCCCCGTGCAGGCGCAGAGCCTGCCGGCGATCCTTGAGCGCCGCGACCTGATCGCCCAGGCGCCCACCGGCAGCGGTAAGACCGCCGCCTTCGGGCTGGGCCTGCTGCAGGCCCTGGACCCGTCGGTGATCCGCGCCCAGGCACTGGTGCTGTGCCCCACCCGCGAACTGGCCGATCAGGTGGGCAAGCAGATCCGCAAGCTCGCCACCGGCATCCCCAACCTGAAGCTGGTGGTGCTCACCGGCGGCATGCCGCTGGGCCCGCAGTTGGCCTCGCTGGAAGCACATGACCCCCACGTGGTGGTGGGCACGCCCGGCCGTATCCAGGAGCTGGGCCGCAAGCGCGTCCTGAAGCTGGGCGGGGTCACCACACTGGTGCTGGACGAGGCCGACCGCATGCTGGACATGGGCTTTGAAGAGCCCATCCGCGAGATCGCCGGGCGCACCAGCAAAGACCGCCAGACGCTGCTGTTCTCGGCCACCTATCCCGACGAGATCCGCGAGATCGCCCGCGTGCTGCTGCGCGATCCGGTGGAAGTGACCGTCCAGGGTGCCGACAACGCACCGGCGATTCGCCATCTGTTCTGCGAAGTGGACCTGGCCAGCAAGCAGAAGGCGCTGGCCGGTCTACTGCTGAAGTACACCCCGGAATCGACGGTGGTGTTCTGCAACACCCGCCGTGACGTGGACGACGTAGCCAATTCGCTGCAGCAGTTCGGCTTCTCGGCACTGCCGTTGCACGGCGAAATGGAACAACGCGACCGCGATGAAGTGCTGGTGCGCTTCGCCAACCGCAGCTGCAACGTGCTGGTGGCCAGCGACGTGGCCGCGCGCGGGCTGGACGTGCAGGACCTGGCGGCGGTGATCAACTACGAGTTGCCTACCGACATCGAAACCTATGAACACCGCGTGGGCCGTACCGGCCGCGCCGGTGCGTCGGGCCTGGCGGTGAGCCTGGTGACCGGCCGCGAGCGCAACCGTGCCGATGCGCTGGAAGCCGCGCAGGGCAAGCCGCTGGACTGGCAGAAGACGCCGCTGGCGACGGCCCGCCCCGCTGTGCTGCCGCAGGCGGCGATGGAAACCCTGCGCATCGATGGCGGCAAGACCGACAAGCTGCGCCCGGGCGACATCCTGGGGGCGTTGACCGGTGAAGCCGGGCTGTCGGCCAAGGTGATCGGCAAGATCGACATCTACGCCACGCGCTCGTACGTGGCGATCGCGCGCGAGCAGGTAGGCCGCGCGATCGACCGGCTGGAAGCAGGCAAGATCAAGGGCCGCCGCTTCCGCGTCCGCCGCATGTAA
- the pcaC gene encoding 4-carboxymuconolactone decarboxylase gives MDEQERYEAGLTVRRAVLGEAHVERSLQARTDFTHEFQDFITRTAWGTVWTRDGLPRHTRSLLTIVMMVALGHDEEFKLHIRAARNNGVTPDEIKEVLLQAAIYCGVPAANHAFALAKPILEEQANDPPR, from the coding sequence ATGGACGAACAGGAACGCTACGAAGCCGGCCTGACCGTGCGCCGCGCCGTACTCGGCGAGGCCCACGTCGAGCGCTCGCTGCAGGCGCGCACCGACTTCACCCACGAATTCCAGGATTTCATCACCCGTACCGCATGGGGCACGGTGTGGACCCGCGACGGCCTGCCGCGTCACACCCGCTCGCTGCTGACCATCGTGATGATGGTGGCGCTGGGGCACGACGAAGAGTTCAAGCTGCACATCCGCGCCGCGCGCAACAACGGCGTCACCCCGGACGAGATCAAAGAGGTGCTGTTGCAGGCCGCCATCTACTGCGGCGTGCCGGCCGCCAACCACGCCTTCGCCCTGGCCAAGCCGATCCTCGAAGAACAAGCCAACGACCCACCGCGGTGA
- a CDS encoding YeiH family protein — protein MNASRPTLYLPTLAQRWRGRLPGLLLAGGVALAAMALATLPWLQAHGISALTLAIVLGIALGNSVYPRMAPQAAAGVGFSKQWLLRAGIVLYGLRLTFQDIGQVGVGGVLIDALVLTSTFALAWWAGTRWFGIDRESALLIGAGSAICGAAAVMAAEPVVRGRAEQVTVAVSTVVVFGTLAMFLYPALYQLTLAHGVMPMSEQAYGVFTGSTVHEVAQVVAAGRAVSEGAADTAVIAKMVRVMMLAPFLVALSLLLARGGRAQAGATRVKIVVPWFAFGFVAVAGFNSLHLLPAAWVALAIDVDTVLLAMAMAALGLTTHASALRQAGMKPLLLALLLFGWLLAGGLGINVGVHALLG, from the coding sequence GTGAACGCGTCCCGTCCCACGCTGTACCTGCCCACCCTCGCCCAGCGTTGGCGCGGGCGCCTGCCTGGCCTGCTGCTGGCGGGCGGCGTCGCGCTGGCGGCGATGGCGCTGGCCACCCTGCCCTGGCTGCAGGCGCACGGCATCAGCGCCCTCACCCTGGCCATCGTGCTTGGCATTGCGCTCGGCAACAGTGTGTACCCGCGCATGGCACCGCAGGCGGCGGCGGGCGTGGGCTTCTCCAAGCAGTGGCTGCTGCGCGCCGGCATCGTGCTGTACGGCCTGCGTCTGACCTTCCAGGACATCGGCCAGGTTGGCGTTGGCGGCGTGCTGATCGATGCGCTGGTGCTGACCAGCACCTTCGCGCTGGCCTGGTGGGCCGGCACGCGCTGGTTCGGCATCGACAGGGAGAGCGCCCTGCTGATCGGCGCCGGCAGCGCGATCTGCGGCGCGGCGGCGGTGATGGCCGCCGAACCGGTGGTGCGCGGGCGCGCGGAACAGGTCACCGTGGCGGTCTCCACCGTGGTGGTGTTCGGCACGCTGGCGATGTTCCTGTATCCGGCGCTGTACCAGCTCACCCTGGCGCATGGCGTGATGCCGATGAGCGAGCAGGCCTACGGTGTGTTCACCGGCTCCACCGTGCACGAAGTGGCGCAGGTGGTTGCGGCCGGACGCGCGGTCAGCGAAGGAGCGGCCGACACCGCAGTGATCGCCAAGATGGTGCGGGTGATGATGCTGGCCCCGTTCCTGGTGGCGCTGTCGTTGCTGCTGGCCCGCGGTGGCCGCGCCCAGGCCGGGGCGACGCGCGTGAAGATCGTGGTGCCGTGGTTTGCGTTCGGCTTCGTCGCGGTGGCCGGGTTCAATTCGCTGCACCTGCTGCCTGCCGCATGGGTCGCCCTCGCCATCGATGTGGACACGGTGCTGCTGGCCATGGCCATGGCGGCGCTTGGCTTGACCACACATGCGTCGGCGCTGCGCCAGGCCGGCATGAAGCCGCTGCTGCTGGCCCTGCTGCTGTTTGGCTGGTTGCTGGCCGGGGGCCTGGGCATCAACGTGGGCGTGCACGCGCTGCTGGGGTGA
- a CDS encoding adenine phosphoribosyltransferase, protein MTESSATPAWAGRLRDIADFPKPGILFKDIMPLLANGDDFAAAIDAMVQPWRTANLQAVMGIESRGFILGAAMARVLGVGFVPVRKPGKLPGRTLKQEYTLEYRTDTIEVHADALPAGARVLVVDDVLATGGTLLAALSLARQLQVEVVGAAVLVELAGLGGRERWDGDVPLLANLVY, encoded by the coding sequence ATGACCGAGTCTTCCGCCACGCCCGCCTGGGCCGGCCGCCTGCGCGATATCGCCGATTTCCCCAAGCCGGGCATCCTGTTCAAGGACATCATGCCGCTGCTGGCCAATGGCGATGATTTCGCCGCGGCCATCGACGCGATGGTGCAGCCGTGGCGCACGGCGAACCTGCAGGCGGTGATGGGCATCGAATCGCGCGGCTTCATCCTGGGCGCGGCCATGGCGCGCGTGTTGGGCGTCGGCTTCGTGCCGGTGCGCAAGCCGGGCAAGCTGCCGGGCCGCACGCTGAAGCAGGAATACACGCTGGAGTACCGCACCGATACCATCGAAGTGCACGCCGACGCCTTGCCGGCCGGTGCGCGCGTGCTGGTGGTCGATGATGTACTGGCCACCGGCGGCACGTTGCTGGCGGCGTTGTCGCTGGCGCGCCAGTTGCAGGTGGAGGTGGTGGGCGCGGCGGTGCTGGTGGAACTGGCCGGGCTGGGCGGGCGCGAGCGCTGGGACGGCGACGTGCCGCTGCTGGCCAACCTGGTGTATTGA
- the pcaD gene encoding 3-oxoadipate enol-lactonase, producing the protein MQFLELDTHRLHYRIDGPDDAPLLTFCNSLGTDLHMWDPQVAALSKRFRILRYDRRGHGHSSAPPGLYGVADLGADVLALWDHLRVARSHFCGLSIGGLTGQWLGVHAGTRLHSLTVAATAAKIGTAESWDARIAQVRAHGLVPLREGTAERWFTPAFTAAEPARVEDILQRFVATTVAGYVGCCHAVATADFRDSLAQIRVPTLAIAGDDDPVCPPADLHAIARGVAHGHAVTVPGRHICNIESADAFTAALTAHLT; encoded by the coding sequence ATGCAATTTCTTGAGCTGGATACGCATCGCCTGCATTACCGCATTGACGGGCCGGACGATGCGCCGTTGCTGACCTTCTGCAACTCGCTGGGCACCGACCTGCACATGTGGGACCCGCAGGTGGCGGCCTTGTCGAAGCGGTTCCGGATCCTGCGCTATGACCGCCGTGGGCATGGCCACTCCAGCGCGCCGCCGGGCCTGTACGGCGTGGCCGATCTGGGCGCGGACGTACTGGCCCTGTGGGACCACCTGAGGGTAGCGCGCAGCCATTTCTGCGGGCTGTCGATCGGTGGCCTGACCGGGCAGTGGCTGGGCGTGCATGCCGGCACGCGCCTGCATAGCCTGACGGTGGCGGCTACCGCCGCGAAGATCGGCACGGCCGAGAGCTGGGACGCGCGCATCGCGCAGGTGCGTGCGCACGGACTGGTGCCGCTGCGCGAGGGCACCGCCGAACGTTGGTTCACCCCGGCCTTCACTGCAGCGGAACCGGCGCGGGTTGAGGACATTCTGCAGCGCTTCGTCGCCACCACCGTTGCAGGCTACGTGGGCTGCTGCCACGCCGTGGCCACCGCGGACTTCCGTGACTCGCTGGCGCAGATCCGCGTGCCGACCCTGGCCATCGCCGGCGACGACGACCCTGTCTGCCCGCCCGCAGACCTGCACGCCATCGCACGCGGGGTCGCCCACGGCCACGCCGTCACGGTGCCCGGCCGCCACATCTGCAACATCGAATCTGCCGACGCATTCACCGCCGCCCTCACTGCCCACCTGACCTAG
- the pcaG gene encoding protocatechuate 3,4-dioxygenase subunit alpha, whose translation MSFQSTPWQTVGPYYRLGLEPLYRTDIAPAQAQGERVQVQGQVFDGLGVPVSDAVLEIWQADAQGIYAHPEDPRHAAHDPGFDGWGRVPTDAQGRFAFTTVRPGSVAGPKGQPQAPHLMVLVFMRGLLRAASARMYFSDAPGNADDPILALVPAERRATLIAQAQGNGLYHWDVRMQGELETVFFDY comes from the coding sequence ATGAGTTTCCAATCCACTCCGTGGCAGACCGTGGGCCCGTACTACCGGCTGGGCCTGGAACCGCTGTACCGCACCGACATCGCGCCGGCCCAGGCGCAGGGGGAGCGCGTACAGGTGCAGGGCCAGGTGTTCGATGGCCTGGGCGTGCCGGTGTCCGATGCCGTGCTGGAAATCTGGCAGGCCGACGCGCAGGGCATCTACGCCCATCCGGAAGACCCGCGCCACGCCGCGCATGACCCGGGCTTCGATGGCTGGGGCAGGGTGCCCACCGACGCGCAGGGCCGCTTCGCCTTCACCACCGTGCGCCCGGGCAGTGTGGCCGGTCCCAAGGGGCAGCCGCAGGCACCGCACCTGATGGTGCTGGTGTTCATGCGCGGTCTGCTGCGCGCGGCCAGTGCGCGGATGTATTTCAGCGACGCGCCGGGCAATGCCGACGATCCGATCCTGGCCCTGGTGCCGGCCGAACGCCGCGCCACGCTCATCGCCCAGGCGCAGGGCAACGGCCTGTACCACTGGGACGTGCGCATGCAGGGCGAGCTGGAAACCGTGTTCTTCGACTACTGA
- the pcaH gene encoding protocatechuate 3,4-dioxygenase subunit beta, with the protein MSDPTDLRGYRRPYPGTQPDRIHLPYASTRLRGPGRDPIQIPATLSEVTGPTLDRITLGEHAADLTAGFKGQPLGERIVVSGRVLDENGRPVRNSVVEVWQCNAAGRYLHKGDQHDAPLDPNFTGTGQVLTDDHGRYRFTTIKPGAYPWRNHYNAWRPAHIHFSLHGEGIGQRLVTQMYFPGDPLLAYDPIYNCVDDAKARERMVSSFDWENTANEFALGYRFDIVLRGRKMTVWE; encoded by the coding sequence ATGAGCGATCCCACTGACCTGCGCGGCTACCGCAGGCCCTATCCCGGCACCCAGCCGGACCGCATCCACCTGCCGTATGCGTCCACCCGCCTGCGCGGCCCCGGACGTGACCCGATCCAGATCCCGGCCACGCTGTCCGAAGTGACCGGGCCTACCTTGGACCGCATCACCCTGGGCGAACACGCCGCCGACCTGACCGCCGGTTTCAAGGGTCAGCCGCTGGGCGAGCGTATCGTGGTCAGTGGCCGGGTGCTGGACGAGAACGGTCGCCCGGTGCGCAACAGCGTGGTCGAGGTATGGCAGTGCAACGCCGCCGGTCGCTACCTGCACAAGGGCGACCAGCACGATGCACCGCTGGACCCCAATTTCACCGGCACCGGCCAGGTGCTCACCGACGACCACGGCCGTTACCGCTTCACCACCATCAAGCCCGGCGCCTACCCGTGGCGCAACCACTACAACGCGTGGCGACCGGCACACATCCACTTTTCGCTGCACGGCGAAGGCATCGGCCAGCGCCTGGTCACGCAGATGTACTTCCCCGGCGATCCGTTGCTGGCGTACGACCCGATCTACAACTGCGTGGACGACGCCAAGGCCCGCGAGCGCATGGTGTCCTCGTTCGACTGGGAAAACACCGCCAACGAATTCGCCCTCGGCTACCGCTTCGACATCGTGTTGCGCGGTCGCAAGATGACCGTGTGGGAGTAA
- a CDS encoding IclR family transcriptional regulator C-terminal domain-containing protein, protein MSAVPPSRRPKRAPAPPQDRGLSHELMQLIQDNQGDPDFMTSLGRGLVVLSVFSQHPREVTMSQISTETGISRAAVRRVLYTLEKLGYVGEQGRGFVLLPRVLGMGGAYVASSSMTAAAQPVLDALRDDVHESCSLGVLDGDDVLYVARAETVRIMSIGLRAGSRLPAYCTSMGRVLLAALPHDTLESYLERNPLRPRTERTVTRMDEFLDTLDRVRRDGVALVDQELEIGLRSIAVPVHARSGAVVGALNIGTQAGRVSLGVMQSQLLPRLREAAQRLGTLLH, encoded by the coding sequence ATGTCTGCCGTACCTCCCAGCCGTCGCCCCAAGCGCGCCCCTGCCCCGCCGCAGGATCGCGGGCTCAGCCATGAGCTGATGCAGCTGATCCAGGACAACCAGGGCGATCCGGATTTCATGACCTCCCTCGGCCGCGGGCTGGTGGTGCTGAGCGTATTTTCGCAACACCCGCGCGAAGTGACCATGTCGCAGATCAGCACCGAAACCGGCATCTCGCGCGCGGCGGTGCGCCGTGTGTTGTACACACTGGAAAAGCTCGGCTACGTGGGCGAACAGGGCCGTGGCTTCGTGCTGCTGCCGCGCGTGCTGGGCATGGGCGGGGCCTATGTCGCGTCGTCGTCGATGACCGCGGCTGCGCAGCCGGTGCTGGACGCCCTGCGCGACGACGTGCACGAGTCATGCTCGCTGGGCGTGCTGGATGGCGATGACGTGCTGTACGTGGCCCGCGCTGAAACCGTGCGGATCATGTCGATCGGGCTGCGCGCCGGCAGCCGTCTGCCGGCGTACTGCACCTCGATGGGCCGCGTGCTGCTGGCCGCGTTGCCGCACGACACGCTGGAAAGCTACCTGGAACGCAATCCGCTGCGGCCGCGCACCGAGCGCACCGTGACGCGCATGGACGAATTCCTGGACACGCTGGACCGCGTGCGTCGCGACGGCGTGGCGCTGGTGGACCAGGAGCTGGAGATCGGGCTGCGCTCGATCGCCGTGCCGGTGCACGCGCGCAGTGGTGCGGTGGTGGGCGCACTGAACATTGGGACCCAGGCCGGGCGCGTCAGCCTGGGGGTGATGCAGTCGCAGCTGCTGCCGCGGCTGCGGGAAGCGGCGCAGCGGCTGGGTACGTTGCTGCATTGA
- a CDS encoding 3-carboxy-cis,cis-muconate cycloisomerase, with protein MSDFPSLLGGLFGAPEVDAVFTDTARLQAMLDVEAALARAQVRCAVIPPAALGAIEAACRADLYAVPALGQATLLAGNPAIPLVKALTAQVRHADADAARWVHWGATSQDIIDTGAVLQLREAVGLVQERLHVLCTALAVLADAERDTGLPGRTLLQQAVPVTFGLKAAGWLDALHRSQRRLQALYDDTLVLQFGGAAGTLASLQARGLDVAQALGDELQLPVPALPWHTARDRVAELGSTFALLTGTLGKIATDIVLLMQSEVAEAFEPVGEGRGGSSAMPHKRNPVGCVAAIASATRVPGLVSTLFVAMPQPHERAAGQWHAEWETVPEIVRLCAGSLAQVTVVVQGLQLDRARMRDHLDSHGGLLYAEAVAVTLAETLGKATAHALVEQAARQALAQSRHLRDVLQDMPTVSAQLSPTQLAALFAPDSWRGMADTWINRVLAQR; from the coding sequence ATGAGCGATTTCCCCTCGCTGCTTGGCGGCCTGTTCGGTGCGCCGGAGGTGGACGCAGTGTTCACCGACACCGCACGTCTGCAGGCAATGCTCGACGTGGAAGCCGCGCTGGCACGTGCGCAGGTGCGCTGTGCGGTGATTCCACCGGCCGCGCTCGGCGCGATCGAAGCGGCCTGCCGGGCCGACCTGTATGCCGTGCCCGCACTGGGCCAGGCCACGTTGCTGGCGGGCAATCCCGCCATTCCGCTGGTCAAGGCGCTGACTGCGCAGGTGCGCCACGCCGATGCCGACGCCGCGCGCTGGGTGCACTGGGGCGCCACCAGCCAGGACATCATCGATACCGGCGCAGTGCTGCAGCTGCGCGAGGCAGTAGGCCTGGTGCAGGAGCGGCTGCATGTGTTGTGCACCGCGCTGGCGGTGCTGGCCGATGCCGAGCGCGATACCGGCCTGCCCGGGCGCACGCTGCTGCAACAGGCGGTGCCGGTGACCTTCGGGCTGAAGGCTGCCGGTTGGCTCGACGCATTGCACCGCAGCCAACGGCGCCTGCAGGCGTTGTACGACGACACGCTGGTGCTGCAGTTCGGCGGTGCGGCCGGGACCCTGGCCTCGCTGCAGGCGCGCGGCCTGGACGTGGCCCAGGCCCTGGGCGACGAACTGCAGTTGCCGGTGCCGGCGCTGCCGTGGCATACCGCCCGCGACCGGGTGGCCGAGCTCGGCAGCACGTTCGCGCTGCTCACCGGCACACTGGGCAAGATCGCCACCGACATCGTGCTGCTGATGCAGTCCGAAGTAGCCGAAGCATTCGAGCCGGTCGGCGAGGGCAGGGGCGGGTCGTCGGCGATGCCGCACAAGCGCAATCCGGTGGGCTGCGTGGCGGCCATTGCCTCGGCCACGCGGGTGCCGGGCCTGGTGTCCACCTTGTTCGTGGCGATGCCGCAACCGCATGAGCGCGCGGCCGGGCAGTGGCATGCCGAGTGGGAAACCGTGCCGGAGATCGTGCGCCTGTGCGCCGGCAGCCTGGCCCAGGTGACCGTGGTGGTGCAGGGCCTGCAGTTGGACCGGGCGCGCATGCGCGACCACCTGGACAGCCACGGGGGGCTGCTTTACGCCGAAGCGGTGGCGGTGACGCTGGCTGAAACGCTGGGCAAGGCCACCGCGCATGCGCTGGTGGAACAGGCCGCGCGCCAGGCGCTGGCACAGTCACGTCACCTGCGCGATGTGCTGCAGGACATGCCGACGGTGAGCGCGCAGCTGTCGCCGACGCAGCTGGCGGCGTTGTTCGCGCCCGACAGCTGGCGCGGCATGGCCGACACCTGGATCAACCGCGTGCTGGCGCAGCGCTGA
- a CDS encoding membrane-bound PQQ-dependent dehydrogenase, glucose/quinate/shikimate family, which produces MDENTKPSALCRTLVVLIGIVVMLFGLVLLVGGVRLAQLGGSWYFLLMGAASLVAGGLLALRRPLGALLYGVAFVATVAWALADAGLEFWPLVSRLVMPAVLATLVALTWPVLRRSRGQRPGRAAYGVAALLLVGLLGTAVSAFQPRPVVTAKGAAPAVVPVAKGSEQRDWQHWGNTTAGTRFAALDQITPANITQLQVAWTAHTGDVPQSDGFGAEDQNTPLQIGDTLYLCTPHNQVVALDVDSGKQRWAFDPKASAPNWQRCRGLGYFDAGQPLVGAPTVAAAPSPAVPATVAAAPAPALCEKRILMTSIDARLFALDATTGAPCPDFGEAGVVDLKRGMGEIKPGFYTLTAAPLVAGELVIVGGRVADNIEVNEPSGVVRAYNVRSGALAWVWDLSRETPDVPLDPSIHYTRATPNVWTSMAYDPQLGLVYLPTGNTTPDQWAGERTPQDDKYSSAVVALDVATGKERWVYQTVHHDLWDYDLPAQPTLTDVPDGKGGTLPALLQITKAGQVFMLNRATGQPITEVRDIAAPQGNAAGERYSPTQRLSVGLPQIGAQTLTESDMWGATPIDQMLCRIQFKGFRYDGMFTPPGEDLALQWPGSLGGMNWGSASVDPTTGYLFVNDMRLGLWTKLIPRAEMTTGAGGVEMGAASQTGTPYGSLRDRFLSKLGIPCQKPPFGTMSAINLATHELVWQVPVGTVKDTGPMGIKMRLPIPIGMPTLGGSLATQSGLLFFAGTQDYYLRAYDSRTGKEVWKARMPVGSQGTPITYVSPKTGRQYVVISAGGARQSPDRGDYVIAYALPARR; this is translated from the coding sequence GTGGACGAGAACACGAAACCGTCGGCCCTGTGCCGCACCTTGGTGGTCCTGATTGGCATCGTGGTGATGCTGTTCGGCCTGGTTCTGCTGGTAGGCGGCGTGCGGCTGGCCCAGCTGGGCGGCAGCTGGTACTTCCTGCTGATGGGCGCCGCCTCGCTGGTGGCCGGCGGGCTGCTGGCCCTGCGTCGCCCGCTGGGCGCGCTGCTGTATGGCGTGGCGTTCGTCGCCACCGTGGCCTGGGCGCTGGCCGATGCCGGGCTGGAATTCTGGCCGCTGGTGTCGCGGCTGGTGATGCCCGCCGTGCTGGCGACGCTGGTCGCACTGACCTGGCCGGTGCTCCGGCGCAGCCGTGGCCAGCGCCCCGGGCGCGCGGCCTACGGCGTGGCCGCGCTGCTGCTGGTGGGCCTGCTGGGTACCGCAGTGTCGGCGTTCCAGCCGCGCCCGGTGGTCACCGCGAAGGGCGCGGCCCCGGCCGTGGTGCCGGTGGCCAAGGGTAGCGAGCAGCGCGACTGGCAGCACTGGGGCAACACCACGGCCGGCACCCGTTTTGCCGCGCTGGACCAGATCACCCCGGCCAACATCACCCAGCTCCAGGTCGCCTGGACCGCGCATACCGGCGACGTGCCGCAGAGCGATGGCTTCGGCGCCGAAGACCAGAACACCCCGCTGCAGATCGGGGACACGCTGTACCTGTGCACGCCGCACAACCAGGTGGTGGCGCTGGACGTGGACAGCGGCAAACAGCGCTGGGCGTTCGACCCCAAGGCGAGCGCGCCGAACTGGCAGCGCTGCCGTGGCCTGGGCTATTTCGACGCAGGCCAGCCGCTGGTCGGCGCGCCCACCGTCGCCGCCGCACCGAGCCCTGCCGTACCGGCTACCGTCGCCGCGGCACCGGCCCCGGCGCTGTGCGAGAAGCGCATTCTGATGACCTCGATCGACGCGCGCCTGTTCGCGCTGGATGCCACCACCGGCGCGCCCTGCCCGGACTTCGGCGAGGCCGGCGTGGTGGACCTCAAACGGGGCATGGGCGAGATCAAGCCCGGCTTCTACACGCTGACCGCCGCGCCCCTGGTGGCCGGTGAACTGGTGATCGTGGGCGGCCGGGTGGCCGACAATATCGAGGTCAACGAACCGTCCGGCGTGGTGCGTGCCTACAACGTGCGCAGCGGCGCGCTGGCCTGGGTCTGGGACCTGTCCCGGGAAACCCCGGACGTGCCGCTGGATCCGTCCATCCACTACACCCGCGCCACCCCGAACGTGTGGACCTCGATGGCCTATGACCCGCAGCTGGGCCTGGTCTACCTGCCCACCGGCAACACCACGCCGGACCAGTGGGCCGGCGAGCGCACTCCGCAGGACGACAAGTACAGCTCGGCGGTGGTGGCACTGGATGTGGCCACCGGCAAGGAGCGCTGGGTCTACCAGACCGTGCACCACGACCTGTGGGATTACGACCTGCCTGCGCAGCCCACTCTGACCGACGTACCGGACGGCAAGGGCGGCACCCTGCCCGCGCTGCTGCAGATCACCAAGGCCGGCCAGGTATTCATGCTCAACCGCGCCACCGGCCAGCCGATCACCGAGGTGCGCGACATCGCGGCACCGCAGGGCAACGCCGCGGGCGAGCGCTATTCGCCCACCCAGCGCCTGTCGGTGGGGCTGCCGCAGATCGGTGCGCAGACGCTGACCGAATCGGACATGTGGGGCGCCACGCCGATCGACCAGATGCTGTGCCGCATCCAGTTCAAGGGCTTCCGCTACGACGGCATGTTCACCCCGCCGGGCGAGGACCTGGCCCTGCAATGGCCCGGCTCGCTGGGCGGCATGAACTGGGGCAGCGCGTCGGTGGATCCCACCACCGGCTACCTGTTCGTCAACGACATGCGCCTGGGCCTGTGGACCAAGCTCATTCCGCGCGCGGAAATGACCACCGGTGCGGGCGGCGTGGAAATGGGCGCGGCCTCGCAGACCGGCACACCGTATGGCTCGCTGCGGGATCGCTTCCTGTCCAAACTGGGCATCCCGTGCCAGAAGCCGCCGTTCGGCACGATGTCGGCGATCAACCTGGCCACCCACGAACTGGTCTGGCAGGTGCCGGTCGGTACGGTGAAAGACACCGGACCGATGGGCATCAAAATGCGCCTGCCGATTCCGATCGGCATGCCCACCCTGGGCGGCTCGCTGGCGACCCAGTCGGGCCTGCTGTTCTTCGCCGGCACCCAGGATTATTACCTGCGCGCCTATGACAGCCGCACAGGCAAGGAAGTATGGAAGGCGCGCATGCCGGTGGGCAGCCAGGGCACGCCGATCACCTATGTGTCGCCGAAAACCGGTCGCCAGTACGTGGTGATTTCCGCCGGCGGTGCACGCCAGTCGCCGGATCGTGGCGACTACGTGATCGCCTACGCGTTGCCGGCCAGGCGCTGA